A genomic segment from Neobacillus sp. YX16 encodes:
- a CDS encoding SRPBCC domain-containing protein — protein MDHTPEISSVLINGEKKAVWSAITNEEKLLQWYAPGSPWKIPNLKDGEKVTFTLMPSVHNNLIEEYPMSLTIEKIIPYQEFSLYLEAQQMLLSFTLEEEANGIRVTINSEGFNQSLANLKALVEGKEIPYV, from the coding sequence ATGGATCATACTCCAGAAATAAGTTCTGTTTTGATAAATGGAGAAAAAAAAGCAGTTTGGAGTGCTATTACAAATGAAGAGAAGCTCTTACAATGGTATGCACCAGGATCTCCTTGGAAAATACCGAATCTAAAAGATGGGGAGAAAGTAACCTTTACGTTAATGCCCAGCGTTCATAATAATCTGATAGAGGAATATCCGATGTCTTTAACGATTGAAAAGATAATCCCTTATCAGGAGTTTTCTCTATATTTAGAAGCACAACAAATGCTTCTATCTTTTACTTTAGAGGAAGAAGCCAACGGAATAAGAGTTACTATAAATTCAGAAGGCTTCAATCAGTCTTTAGCAAACTTGAAAGCCTTGGTTGAGGGGAAGGAGATTCCTTACGTTTAA
- a CDS encoding TetR/AcrR family transcriptional regulator, protein MRESNTDLRVIRTKESIRDALVELIDEKGFEAITVKDITTRAKINRGTFYAHYQDKYDLMTQCEEEIMFEMSRMAKQNFPSVVAELESNSPLAPFSLAVSIFEYLNKNSGFMKAVLGPKGDLSFQTRLKDFMWKTISGNDANAMIKEENLLVPGPYLVSYIASAHIGVIQQWLNSGMKESPQEMARILSTITVNGPFFAAGLKK, encoded by the coding sequence TTGCGAGAAAGTAATACCGATTTACGGGTCATTCGGACAAAAGAATCCATCCGAGATGCACTAGTAGAATTAATCGATGAAAAAGGCTTCGAAGCCATTACAGTTAAAGACATAACAACTAGAGCAAAAATTAATAGGGGTACATTTTATGCACACTATCAAGACAAATATGATTTAATGACTCAATGCGAAGAAGAGATTATGTTTGAAATGTCCAGAATGGCAAAACAGAACTTTCCAAGTGTAGTTGCCGAACTTGAATCTAACTCACCTTTAGCACCCTTTTCTCTTGCCGTTTCAATCTTTGAGTATCTTAATAAAAATAGTGGTTTTATGAAAGCTGTTTTAGGTCCAAAAGGAGATTTATCCTTCCAAACAAGACTGAAAGATTTTATGTGGAAAACAATATCTGGAAATGATGCAAACGCAATGATCAAGGAGGAAAATTTACTTGTTCCAGGACCATATTTAGTTTCTTATATTGCGTCTGCACATATAGGGGTAATTCAACAATGGTTGAATAGTGGCATGAAAGAATCCCCTCAAGAAATGGCTCGTATTCTATCGACCATTACAGTTAATGGTCCCTTCTTTGCTGCTGGGTTAAAAAAATAA
- the ltrA gene encoding group II intron reverse transcriptase/maturase has protein sequence METKLLRIAELAKSNPKMKFTSLAHLLDKEALIQCHLELPNKKATGINGTTKEQYDESLEENIEDLVSRLKSKSYRPVPVRRMYIPKLNSNKMRPLGIPEQEDKIVQKGITKILNAIYENDFLDCSFGFRPNRNCHDALKILNHYIEKRAISYVVDVDIKGFFDNVDHKWMMEFLKLRITDTNLLRLISRFLKGGYMEEGKKYKTDNGTPQGGVISPILANVYLHYVLDLWFEKVVKKQCKGQAYIVRYADDFVCCFQNKSEAEQFFHSLKARLKKFNLEIAEDKTKIIPFGRFAEKNAKRDGIGKPGTFDFLGFTHYCGISKHGKFRVKRKTSRKKVQGKLKGTKEWLKNNRNKDIHMIMDRFKRSLIGYYNYYCITDNTQTVNNFKEKIECLLYKWLNRRSQRKSFTWDKFRLFLNKYPLPSPRIKVNIYDLRKEISYIL, from the coding sequence ATGGAAACAAAACTACTAAGGATAGCAGAATTAGCAAAATCTAATCCTAAAATGAAATTTACATCTCTTGCACATCTTTTAGATAAGGAAGCATTAATTCAATGCCATCTTGAACTACCCAATAAGAAGGCAACTGGGATTAACGGTACTACTAAAGAGCAATACGATGAAAGTTTAGAAGAAAACATAGAGGACTTAGTAAGTAGGCTCAAAAGCAAAAGTTATCGTCCTGTTCCAGTAAGACGAATGTATATCCCAAAGCTCAACTCAAACAAGATGAGACCATTGGGAATACCGGAACAAGAAGATAAAATTGTTCAAAAAGGCATTACGAAAATACTAAATGCCATCTATGAAAATGACTTTCTAGACTGCTCATTTGGGTTCCGTCCAAATAGAAACTGCCACGATGCACTGAAAATACTGAATCATTATATTGAGAAGAGAGCAATAAGCTATGTAGTAGATGTAGATATTAAAGGCTTCTTTGATAACGTTGACCACAAATGGATGATGGAATTCTTGAAACTCCGAATCACTGACACTAACCTACTGAGACTAATCAGCAGGTTTCTTAAAGGTGGATACATGGAGGAAGGTAAGAAATACAAGACAGACAATGGTACACCGCAAGGTGGAGTGATATCTCCGATATTAGCCAATGTCTATCTCCATTACGTTCTTGATCTATGGTTTGAAAAAGTGGTTAAGAAACAATGTAAAGGCCAGGCGTATATAGTAAGATACGCAGATGATTTTGTTTGTTGTTTTCAGAATAAAAGTGAAGCCGAGCAATTCTTTCATTCATTAAAAGCGAGATTAAAGAAATTTAACCTAGAAATAGCCGAGGATAAAACTAAAATAATTCCCTTCGGACGGTTTGCGGAGAAGAATGCAAAACGTGACGGAATTGGCAAACCGGGTACCTTCGACTTCCTTGGATTTACTCACTATTGTGGGATAAGTAAGCACGGGAAATTCCGAGTAAAGCGGAAAACGAGCAGGAAGAAAGTCCAAGGCAAACTAAAAGGAACTAAAGAATGGCTGAAGAATAATAGGAATAAAGATATTCATATGATTATGGATAGATTTAAACGCTCACTAATAGGTTACTACAACTATTATTGCATCACAGATAATACCCAAACTGTTAACAACTTTAAAGAGAAAATCGAATGCTTACTATACAAATGGCTAAACAGAAGAAGCCAAAGGAAATCCTTTACTTGGGACAAATTCAGGCTCTTTCTTAATAAATATCCACTACCTTCACCAAGAATCAAAGTGAATATTTATGATTTAAGAAAAGAAATTAGCTATATTCTGTGA
- a CDS encoding DUF1572 family protein translates to MSIGGEYLKTVTQRFSEAKITAEKAIAQLTESELFWSPNEESNSIAIIIKHMSGNMVSRWTDFLHTDGEKPFRNRDHEFVGDMKTKEQVMELWELGWETFLSALKDIDEEHLLKTITIRNEPHSVIEAIERQMYHYSYHVGQIIYIAKHLKSGDWKSLTIPRKK, encoded by the coding sequence ATGAGCATAGGTGGAGAGTATTTGAAAACAGTTACTCAACGCTTTTCAGAGGCAAAAATAACCGCTGAAAAAGCAATAGCGCAATTAACCGAAAGCGAATTATTTTGGTCTCCAAATGAAGAGTCCAATAGTATCGCGATTATTATCAAACACATGAGTGGGAATATGGTATCTCGCTGGACTGATTTCTTACACACGGATGGGGAAAAACCGTTCCGTAATCGTGATCATGAATTTGTGGGAGATATGAAAACGAAAGAACAGGTTATGGAACTGTGGGAACTTGGCTGGGAGACCTTTTTATCTGCATTGAAGGATATTGACGAAGAACACCTCTTAAAAACAATTACGATCCGAAATGAACCGCATTCCGTAATAGAAGCTATTGAACGCCAAATGTACCATTATTCCTATCATGTTGGCCAAATCATATATATCGCGAAACATTTAAAATCTGGTGATTGGAAATCCCTAACGATTCCTCGAAAAAAGTAA
- a CDS encoding BlaI/MecI/CopY family transcriptional regulator → MKEIPQISEAEYEVMQVIWNFEPISTPEVVDKLSNKSDWKPNTIHTMLARLVKKKALHARKDGRVFVYTSLVEKHEYVEQKSKSFLQQFFGGTVNSMILNFIENDKLSNEDISELKKILSMRDKKGKK, encoded by the coding sequence ATGAAGGAGATTCCACAAATATCAGAAGCAGAATATGAAGTGATGCAGGTTATATGGAACTTTGAGCCGATTTCGACTCCTGAGGTAGTGGATAAATTATCGAATAAGAGTGATTGGAAGCCAAATACCATTCACACCATGCTGGCGCGTCTAGTTAAGAAAAAGGCTTTGCACGCAAGAAAAGATGGCCGAGTGTTTGTTTATACTTCACTGGTTGAAAAGCACGAATATGTAGAGCAAAAAAGTAAATCTTTTCTGCAGCAGTTTTTCGGCGGAACGGTAAATTCAATGATATTAAATTTTATTGAAAATGATAAGTTATCAAATGAAGATATTTCGGAATTAAAGAAAATATTATCCATGAGAGACAAGAAGGGGAAAAAGTAA
- a CDS encoding ABC transporter permease has product MFKNKLVLVSPIIALAVIFIFSLTLFPSVQPQPKNLPIAIVNEDEGVNIPNQPKMNMGQSIVEMMQKSSATTKDEDPAVKWVEVKSEKEVQKGLDNQKYYAALVIPKDFSAKQASLRTPAPSNPEVQILINQGMNTAASTMAGQILNGVVDNMNNTVRQQLLDGFEKQGETLTAKQAASLAAPIAKKVTNVNEIGTNSANGNSPISLFQPLWIASLASAAILFLAVSKLPIGTRKESLVTKVGQILMSAIVSLEIGFGITWIAEGMVGLNIPDFLDTALFLTITSFSFILMILAVLSLVGIKGIPVFALLLFFGAPLLAMAPEMMSPFYRDWIYSWLPMRFMIEGLRKLFFFGEGLNWDTSVSVLFWIGFVSMIAILGTALKRNSMREVVTDSRKM; this is encoded by the coding sequence ATGTTCAAAAATAAACTGGTATTGGTGTCACCGATTATTGCATTGGCAGTTATTTTTATTTTTTCACTGACCTTATTTCCGTCGGTTCAACCGCAGCCAAAAAATCTGCCTATTGCAATCGTAAATGAGGATGAGGGAGTGAATATTCCGAATCAACCAAAGATGAATATGGGGCAATCGATTGTTGAAATGATGCAAAAGTCTTCAGCAACTACAAAGGACGAAGACCCTGCTGTGAAATGGGTTGAAGTAAAGTCAGAGAAGGAAGTACAAAAAGGATTGGATAATCAAAAATATTATGCAGCACTGGTGATTCCGAAAGACTTTAGTGCGAAGCAAGCATCATTACGGACACCAGCACCTTCAAACCCAGAAGTACAAATATTGATCAATCAGGGAATGAATACAGCTGCTTCAACGATGGCAGGACAGATCCTAAATGGAGTGGTTGACAACATGAACAACACTGTCCGCCAACAACTGCTTGATGGTTTTGAAAAGCAAGGCGAAACTTTGACAGCAAAACAGGCGGCAAGCCTTGCCGCTCCAATCGCTAAGAAAGTCACAAATGTGAATGAAATCGGAACCAATAGTGCTAACGGAAATTCTCCTATTTCTTTATTCCAGCCTTTATGGATTGCAAGTTTGGCTAGTGCAGCGATTCTCTTTCTTGCCGTTAGTAAATTGCCGATCGGCACTCGAAAAGAAAGTCTTGTCACAAAGGTAGGGCAAATTTTGATGAGTGCGATTGTATCACTAGAAATTGGATTTGGCATTACTTGGATAGCAGAGGGAATGGTAGGACTGAATATTCCAGATTTCCTTGATACAGCCTTATTTCTAACCATTACCTCATTTAGCTTCATCTTAATGATTTTAGCTGTACTTTCGTTAGTTGGGATTAAGGGTATTCCAGTCTTTGCCTTATTGCTATTCTTTGGAGCACCTTTACTGGCAATGGCACCTGAAATGATGTCTCCATTTTATCGGGATTGGATTTACTCTTGGCTGCCAATGCGATTTATGATAGAAGGTCTTCGTAAATTATTCTTCTTTGGTGAAGGATTAAACTGGGACACTTCAGTTTCTGTCCTTTTCTGGATTGGATTCGTAAGCATGATTGCCATACTAGGTACTGCTTTAAAACGTAATAGTATGAGGGAAGTAGTAACTGATTCTCGAAAAATGTAA
- a CDS encoding BlaR1 family beta-lactam sensor/signal transducer: MDTMLMRILVSTIVVSLLIFIILLIKKLLNNHMTVKAQYHIWYFLGIPILATILPWNNFHFVEGTQYLKSLLFFHRDAPSMSKGMNGVDAFQEPNSDLLLDFTVSVNKSTPDFVYHTFFTVWVIGVVLFVVAAVYSNYQIYQMKKSSVALHNQKLNELLEVCKELVGVKSNVRLRETSSITSPITVGIFQPYIFLPSKTLEAFSINELKYVFLHELHHHKSKDLVVNYIMWMFSIIYWFNPVVWYAIKRIRIDRELACDASVLNLLDESGHIEYGHTIIRFADKKYDRTLEQFAPGIGGTKKQIKQRIQRIANFSSDSLLLKWKSKVICSVLGIVVLFLAPITTVIASPDDVYQFSGKKAVYEDLSSYFKGYKGSFVLYDPSKNQYQIYNREMSEQRISPNSTYKIYSALFALESNVISTNNNNQVWDGKIYPYEEWNQNQNLATALGRSVNWYFQNTDREVGRKQLQDYFHKIKYGNEDLSGNLDSYWMESSLKISPIEQVQLLVQLEENQWGFKAENIKAVNKAILIDEQKNGRLYGKTGTGMINGKNVNGWFIGFVEKGEDRFYFAINIQNKDGHAQGSKAAEIAKQILDHKKIY, encoded by the coding sequence ATGGATACCATGCTCATGCGGATTTTGGTTAGTACAATCGTGGTATCCCTCCTTATTTTCATCATTCTATTAATCAAAAAGCTATTAAACAATCATATGACGGTGAAAGCACAATATCATATATGGTATTTTCTTGGCATTCCAATCCTTGCTACCATTTTACCTTGGAATAATTTTCACTTTGTAGAAGGAACTCAGTATTTGAAAAGCTTACTATTTTTTCATAGAGACGCACCTTCGATGAGTAAAGGGATGAATGGAGTGGATGCCTTTCAGGAGCCAAACAGCGATTTATTACTTGATTTCACGGTATCGGTAAACAAGTCAACGCCCGATTTCGTCTACCATACATTTTTTACGGTTTGGGTCATTGGAGTGGTTCTTTTTGTGGTGGCAGCTGTTTATTCAAACTACCAAATCTATCAAATGAAAAAGTCATCTGTGGCTCTTCATAACCAAAAGTTAAATGAACTATTAGAAGTGTGCAAAGAGTTGGTTGGGGTGAAAAGCAACGTAAGGCTGCGGGAGACCTCTTCTATTACCTCGCCTATCACGGTAGGGATTTTTCAACCCTATATTTTTTTACCAAGCAAAACGCTAGAAGCATTTTCGATAAATGAATTAAAGTACGTGTTTTTGCACGAGCTGCATCATCATAAAAGCAAAGATCTGGTCGTGAATTACATTATGTGGATGTTTAGTATCATTTATTGGTTTAACCCGGTCGTCTGGTATGCCATAAAAAGGATTCGAATCGATCGGGAATTGGCCTGTGATGCCTCCGTTTTAAATCTCTTGGATGAGAGTGGACATATCGAATATGGGCATACCATCATTCGGTTTGCAGATAAAAAATATGATCGTACCCTTGAACAGTTTGCTCCAGGTATAGGGGGGACAAAAAAACAAATCAAACAAAGAATCCAGCGCATTGCAAACTTCTCTAGTGATTCTCTATTATTGAAATGGAAAAGCAAGGTCATCTGCTCAGTTTTAGGAATTGTTGTGCTATTCCTTGCTCCAATCACCACCGTTATTGCCAGCCCAGATGATGTGTATCAGTTTAGCGGGAAGAAGGCTGTCTATGAAGATCTAAGCTCCTATTTTAAGGGCTACAAGGGCAGCTTTGTTTTATATGATCCCTCTAAAAATCAATATCAAATTTATAACCGAGAGATGAGTGAACAGAGAATTTCTCCTAATAGCACCTATAAAATATATTCTGCCTTATTTGCATTGGAATCCAATGTGATTTCCACGAATAACAATAATCAGGTTTGGGATGGGAAAATTTATCCCTATGAAGAATGGAACCAAAATCAAAATTTAGCGACTGCCTTGGGCCGTTCCGTGAATTGGTATTTCCAGAATACCGATCGTGAGGTAGGAAGAAAGCAGCTGCAAGATTATTTTCACAAGATAAAATACGGGAATGAGGATCTTTCAGGGAATTTGGATAGTTACTGGATGGAATCTTCTTTAAAAATATCACCCATTGAACAAGTTCAATTATTAGTCCAATTAGAAGAAAATCAATGGGGTTTTAAAGCGGAAAATATCAAAGCGGTAAATAAGGCAATTTTAATAGATGAGCAAAAGAATGGACGGCTGTATGGTAAAACAGGAACCGGCATGATTAATGGAAAGAATGTAAATGGCTGGTTTATTGGCTTTGTCGAAAAAGGTGAAGATCGTTTTTATTTTGCCATAAATATTCAAAATAAGGATGGGCATGCCCAAGGAAGCAAGGCAGCGGAAATTGCCAAGCAGATTCTGGATCATAAAAAGATATATTAA
- a CDS encoding CoA-disulfide reductase, with the protein MKVLIIGGDAAGMSAAMQIVRNSTGHEITVLEKGGVYSYGQCGLPYVISGKIESTDKLIARTQSTFKVKYGIDARVYHEVQKVDTENKMVIGINHSNGETFSFPYDRLLIATGVGPVIPKWEGVKLPGVFTLKAIPDAKTIMDYLEKDIKNVTVIGGGYIGLEMAESFAELGKKVTIIERNEQLAKIFDKEMAELIHEEAVKQNIVLKMGESVEAFRGSEHVEYVKTDKGKYETDLVVVAIGVKPNILFLEGTGIKTSVNGSIQVNAYMQTSIKDIYAAGDCATQYHRVKEMDDHVPLGTHANKQGQIAGLNIVNIHKTFKGVVGTSIIKFFGLTLGRTGITETEAKMLNIPCGAVTITSTDIAGYYPNNKKMKLKLVYHKETYKVLGGQIIGENGIDKRIDVLATAIFHSMTTDELLDLDLAYAPPYNGVWDPIQQAARRVK; encoded by the coding sequence ATGAAAGTACTTATTATTGGTGGAGATGCAGCAGGGATGAGTGCTGCAATGCAAATTGTACGAAACAGTACTGGACATGAAATCACTGTTTTAGAAAAGGGTGGAGTGTATTCGTACGGACAATGTGGCCTACCTTATGTGATCAGTGGGAAGATTGAGTCAACAGATAAGTTAATAGCACGTACACAGTCTACTTTTAAAGTGAAATATGGCATTGATGCACGAGTATATCATGAAGTCCAAAAGGTAGACACGGAAAATAAAATGGTAATTGGAATAAACCATAGTAATGGTGAAACGTTTAGCTTTCCGTATGACCGCCTTCTTATTGCAACCGGCGTAGGCCCGGTCATTCCAAAGTGGGAGGGTGTTAAACTTCCAGGTGTTTTCACATTAAAGGCAATTCCTGATGCAAAGACAATCATGGATTATCTTGAGAAAGATATAAAAAATGTGACAGTTATTGGTGGCGGATACATTGGACTCGAAATGGCTGAAAGTTTTGCGGAGCTCGGCAAGAAGGTAACGATCATTGAAAGAAATGAGCAATTAGCAAAAATATTTGATAAAGAAATGGCAGAACTTATCCATGAAGAAGCAGTGAAGCAAAACATTGTGTTAAAAATGGGTGAATCTGTTGAAGCATTCCGTGGTAGTGAGCATGTTGAATATGTGAAAACCGATAAAGGGAAGTATGAAACAGATTTAGTAGTAGTCGCTATAGGTGTGAAGCCAAATATTTTATTTTTAGAAGGGACTGGAATCAAAACAAGTGTTAATGGTTCTATTCAAGTAAATGCGTATATGCAAACAAGTATTAAAGATATCTATGCTGCAGGAGATTGTGCAACACAATATCATCGAGTAAAAGAAATGGATGATCATGTCCCATTGGGAACACATGCCAATAAGCAAGGTCAAATCGCCGGATTAAACATCGTTAATATACATAAAACATTTAAAGGTGTTGTAGGCACTTCAATCATAAAATTTTTCGGTTTAACTTTAGGGAGAACAGGAATAACAGAAACAGAGGCAAAAATGCTGAACATCCCATGTGGTGCTGTAACAATTACATCAACAGATATCGCTGGATATTATCCCAATAATAAAAAAATGAAATTGAAACTTGTCTATCATAAAGAAACATATAAAGTTCTTGGTGGGCAAATTATTGGGGAAAATGGGATCGACAAACGAATCGATGTTCTAGCAACTGCAATATTCCATTCGATGACAACCGATGAGCTGCTTGATTTAGATCTTGCGTACGCACCTCCATATAATGGTGTATGGGATCCTATTCAGCAAGCAGCTAGAAGAGTAAAGTAG
- a CDS encoding VanW family protein, whose product MNFSWLLGLIILSQQVNMPGSLFITNNGHHISVVNRSDFSMHPVLPIMNTEKLNDFMDKIDQQLTKNPKNAIIDQYGEIIPEQVGYRLDRQVFTEKIFSFYFSHHSTKLEVPLLAIYPRVDSELLGNIRAEKIGEYMTFFNSNNKERNNNIFLAAKAINNYVLFPGEIFSFNKVVGKRTAGKGYMPATVIVNGELSEDFGGGICQVSSTLFNAIDNAGLKVVQRYSHSREVSYVPSKRDATVSWDGPDLIFKNEYNQPILILAEPLEHKIKIEIYSSDVLTYTPKEVPYLPYEQHPPK is encoded by the coding sequence ATGAATTTCAGCTGGCTGCTAGGGCTAATAATTTTATCTCAACAAGTGAATATGCCAGGAAGTTTATTCATTACGAACAACGGTCATCATATTTCAGTTGTTAACCGTTCTGACTTTTCGATGCACCCTGTATTACCCATTATGAATACAGAAAAGTTGAATGATTTTATGGACAAAATCGACCAGCAATTAACTAAAAATCCTAAAAATGCAATTATAGATCAGTATGGGGAAATTATACCCGAACAAGTCGGTTACCGTTTAGATCGCCAAGTTTTCACAGAAAAAATTTTTTCCTTTTATTTTAGTCATCATTCAACTAAATTAGAAGTCCCCTTACTAGCCATTTATCCAAGGGTCGACAGTGAATTACTTGGAAATATTAGAGCAGAAAAAATTGGGGAATATATGACATTCTTCAATTCAAATAACAAGGAAAGAAACAATAATATTTTTCTTGCTGCAAAAGCCATTAATAATTATGTTCTTTTTCCAGGTGAAATATTTTCTTTTAATAAAGTGGTTGGAAAAAGAACAGCAGGAAAAGGATATATGCCTGCTACCGTAATCGTTAATGGGGAACTTTCAGAAGACTTTGGCGGAGGAATTTGTCAAGTATCATCTACCCTTTTTAATGCAATTGATAATGCAGGTTTAAAAGTTGTTCAGCGTTATTCACACAGTAGAGAGGTTTCCTACGTTCCATCAAAGAGGGATGCCACCGTTAGTTGGGATGGACCTGATTTAATCTTTAAAAATGAATACAATCAACCTATACTCATTCTTGCAGAACCATTAGAACACAAAATAAAAATTGAAATCTATTCTTCTGATGTACTCACCTATACACCTAAGGAAGTTCCATACCTTCCTTATGAACAACATCCCCCCAAGTAA
- a CDS encoding DinB family protein produces MQIFFRYNWMVREDWYRWCEEVSEVELLQNRTGGMGSILHTLFHIVDVEWSWIRLLEGKTDFQESFDGYKSLEKVRKLDAEFHLEVESFVNNWDASMENRLFYDTLPDGKIVTDTWGEIVGHTIAHEIHHIGQLSIWAREIGKTPISANLIGRGLSSYSKK; encoded by the coding sequence TTGCAAATTTTTTTTAGATATAACTGGATGGTAAGAGAAGACTGGTATCGTTGGTGTGAAGAGGTAAGTGAAGTAGAACTTCTACAAAACAGAACGGGTGGAATGGGTAGTATATTGCATACACTTTTCCATATAGTCGATGTCGAATGGAGCTGGATACGTCTTTTAGAAGGTAAAACCGATTTTCAAGAGAGTTTCGATGGTTATAAAAGCTTGGAAAAGGTTCGGAAATTGGACGCTGAATTTCATTTAGAAGTGGAAAGTTTTGTGAACAACTGGGACGCAAGTATGGAAAATCGTTTGTTTTACGATACCTTACCTGATGGAAAAATAGTGACGGATACTTGGGGGGAAATCGTGGGACATACGATTGCTCATGAAATTCATCATATCGGACAATTATCAATTTGGGCAAGGGAAATCGGAAAAACGCCTATTTCTGCAAACCTAATTGGTAGGGGTCTTTCTTCTTATTCCAAAAAATAA